AACTGCAAGGAAGAGCCCGGCCCGTCCGCGCGGGGGACGCGGGCAGGCCGGGGCAGTGCTATCCATCAGCACGGACGAGGAGTGTGCCGATCTTCCGGGGGCCGGGCGGGGCCGGAAGGACGCGAGCTGACGCCTCGGTGAAACCGTGCTCGGCCAGGATCTCCATCCACCGCTCGGGCTCGTAGTCCCACCGCTTCACGACGAGCGGGTCCTCGTCCTCGGACCGGTTGATGTACGACGCCTGGCAGCCGTAGCAGCCCTCGATCGCGGGGCGTTGAGAGAAGGCGAGGACACCACCGGGGCGCAACCGCTTGCGAATGATGGGCAGCAGTTCGTTCGGATCGCTGAACCAGACGGCACCGAACACGGAGTAGACCGCGTCGAAGTCCTCAGTGGTGTCGGCGAGGAGCTGCACGGCGTCGCCGCGGCGCAGCACCATCCCGTCGACGTCACCCCACCGCGTGTCTGCGGCCCTCAGCTGCGCGAGGGACACGTCGAGGCCGACCGCGTGGGCCCCGAGCGTGGCGCAGTGGGCGAGGTTGCCGCCCTTGCCGCAGCCGAGGTCCAGTACAGCCGCCCCAGGGCCGATGCCTAGGAGCTCCACGCCGGGCCCGTGGTCGGGGTACTGGGTCCAGTTGAACCAGGTCGTCTCGCCGACGGCGTTCGTGGGGCGCCGCTCGGGCTTCTGCTTGGAGTAGGTGTCCCACGCCTTGGTGTCCGTCACTGCTGCTCCGTTCGCGGGGCCAGCCGCCCGGCGCTTGGGCCGGGCAGCCGGCGTGAAGCTGCTGCTACTTCTTGCCCTTGGGGCTGTCGGTGCAGCCCGCGTGACATTGGGTGCACTTGCCCATCTTGGCGGCTGCGGGCCACAGGTCGGCGTCGATCGCGAATCCTGCCTCGGAGATAGTTGCGAGGGTGCGCTCCCGCGCCGCCTCGGGGCCGCCGTCGACGGGCTCGCCGTCCTCGGTCGGCACGTGGTGGATGAACCGGCCGGCGACCTGCTCGCAGAACACGGCGTAGTCGACGGTGTGGAGGATCCAGGTGTGCCAGCCGATGTCGACGAGCTTGCTCGGGGACAGTTCCAGGCCGGGGCGCTGGGCGCCTGCGGCGAGGAACGCGGCGGTCTGCGCGATGATGCGCCGCGCGGTGGCGTGGTCGATCTCGGGGTGGTCCTTGACGATGCGGGCGCTGAGGCGCTGCGTCATCTCGGGACCGACAAGCTCGGCCGGGTTGGTGGTGCCCACGGGACGGTCGAACGCGATGGTCATGCTTCCTCCTGTGTGGACGTCGCCCTCGGGTGAGGGCAGACCCG
The Streptomyces lunaelactis genome window above contains:
- a CDS encoding class I SAM-dependent methyltransferase — protein: MTDTKAWDTYSKQKPERRPTNAVGETTWFNWTQYPDHGPGVELLGIGPGAAVLDLGCGKGGNLAHCATLGAHAVGLDVSLAQLRAADTRWGDVDGMVLRRGDAVQLLADTTEDFDAVYSVFGAVWFSDPNELLPIIRKRLRPGGVLAFSQRPAIEGCYGCQASYINRSEDEDPLVVKRWDYEPERWMEILAEHGFTEASARVLPAPPGPRKIGTLLVRADG
- a CDS encoding glycine-rich domain-containing protein, translated to MTIAFDRPVGTTNPAELVGPEMTQRLSARIVKDHPEIDHATARRIIAQTAAFLAAGAQRPGLELSPSKLVDIGWHTWILHTVDYAVFCEQVAGRFIHHVPTEDGEPVDGGPEAARERTLATISEAGFAIDADLWPAAAKMGKCTQCHAGCTDSPKGKK